From Leishmania braziliensis MHOM/BR/75/M2904 complete genome, chromosome 22:
GCTCAGTCGACGCTTCCGAGTCTGCGCCAACGCCTCTGTCACTTCCAACGTCAGTGGGACGGCGGCTGGAGCGGGCAGGTGATGATGCagtttgctgctgctgtagctCCCGGCGGGAGGCAGCCTCCCTTTCCtcggcggccgcggcggcctcaACCCAGCGTGCGACTCGAGGGTCACCAACGCTCGTGAGTTGCCCCTTTGCAAACGCCGGCGCCGTACGCGCATGCACGAAGgcacgcggcagcaccaTGGGTAAGCCCTCCCCTGTGGTATCCGAGCTCTCGGTGGGACCCTCGCTGTGgctctcgccctcctctcgcATGGCCTGCTTGCGAGCGTGCAGCAACCGAGCCCCGCCCAGGAGCGCTTcatgcggcagcaccggcgccacGTTCTGCAGGTACTCCTCCCACAGGCGGCGgtcgctgccgtggcagTAAGTCCACAACGTGCGACGCTTCTTCTGCGCGTAGGCTGACATATCCGCAGTGCCACTGCTACCGTACACGAGCCCATCCTGGAATACGTAGTGACCTTCCATATGCCGGCCATGCTCCCACACCCCTCGGTactggccgccgccgccaccgccgctgcctacAAGGGCCGCGAAGTCCTGCATCGCCATCGGGCTCTCGcccgcacgcgcagcggGCATGGTAGAGGATAAACCTGGGCTCAGAAAACCCTGCAACGCATCATCCTCAAcatcatcgctgctgcctctgctgcccctGGTGGgcggaagaggacgaggtgACGCAGGATTCGTGCACATGGGtgagccaccgctgctgccatcatTACCCCCCGGTGGACTCCTGAAGAAGACGACGCCATGACCGTGAAACTGCCCATCCTTCATGCCGCCGAGGTACACGTCGCCGTTCGCGAAGGTGTAACGACCGAGGCCGTCGAAGCGGCGGCCGTCCGCGCTGTGTTGACCGAGGTAGGAGCACTGGGTAAACTCCATCTCGctgatgggggggggggggggagtggaggaaagagggtgcggatgaaaggggggagtggaCAGGTGGTCAGCGCTCTTACCGCCAAGCGCGTCGGTGAGGAGATGCAGAACCAataagaggggggagaaggggcgaGGGGACAGcggagagagatgaggacgcaaaaaaaaaaacacagtGACAGCGTGTGAAATCAAAAACAAACCACCTGGAAGGTGAACTGCGGAGTTGAGgtcgaaagagagagagagagaggggaggggaagaggggcggggggcaGGGATGACGCTGCGCAACGcatacacccacatacaTCCGCCTAAGCGCGCACATACAAATGTGCGTCAGGGGTCCTCCTTTCATTGAgtgtctcttcttcctctgttttttttttgtgcgaGGTGACAACATCATGATAGAGACGCGCACGTAGCCGCTTGCATCGGCGTCATgcctgccacacacacaacggaACAATGCACTTCAGATAAGACCCGCCAATGCTCGACAAAAACACGCGAGAATCGAGTGAGAGACGCTGGACTGCGTGAGCCCGCCCCGCTCCACTGACGACGCAGTCCCCCAACCAGCAACTGCACGCAGGCATATATGTACATACAGATGCGCGCCTACGACcacgctctccccccccctcagaagagagggggaggagagaagacaacACAAGTaacggtggcggtgccaaACTGTACATCAAGAGACGGTCACATAGGCCTACGCGCATGCACATCTCTGTGCCACGCACGCTGTGGGTGCCACGAATGAGAGTGCCCTGCACGCAAACAAGCGAGACGGGACGAGAAAGGAAAGCTTCATACTGCATCCGGGAAGAGTAGGGAAACGAACGAGAGAAGGACGAAAAGGGTCACCACCAgtagcagcaacagccgGTGCCGGTGCATGCGCTGTGTCTCGCCGAGTCGCCCCCGTATTCTCCGCAGATTTCATCCAGCAGTGAGCAGCCGCCCGGTACGAGAGAAACTAAAACGCGCAGGGGGTTGGAGGGCACATCTGATGCACGAGTGCCACGCGGATAGCGTTACACGCTCTTCACCCCCGCCTcgcctcacctctctcgGCTATCCTCCTCCAGGCCTGCGCACCACGGCGTAGGAGGACGAGGGGACAAAAGGCTCTGTTGAACCCCCCCGTGCTGGTCGTCAgtgctctcctcccccccccctgacTCCTAGCTAAGTGGGTAGAAGTTCTAATGCAAATGGCATGCGATCTGCTCCGCCAGCGACTCCGCAGCCGCCCTTGCCGCCGCATTCAAGGAGACGTCGTGCGGCGGTGACGCCGCCTGTGCCACAGCGCGACAGACACCGGCCGGCACCGTCAGCTCTGTCAGCTTCTTCTTGGCCGCGTAGTACTCTAATAGGGCTGCGTGCGCGCTCGAGCCCCTCCAGGGTACGCGCTGCAAGAGCGCTGATGAGGTTCCGTCAGAGGCAACAGCGCTACTGTTTTCGACTGTGTTGCCCGCCTCTGCTCTGTCCCTCTCGTCTATCGACACGGAGAACACGGCGACTGGAGAGCCCAGAAGGCCCTCCAGCGCCAGACCATCTGCGATGGTGTAGGGCCACCGCTCGTCGGCAAACACAACTGGCGtgcgttgcgctgctgctgatccATGCGCCGCCATCGAGGTGGATTGcgcagcaacgacagcagTGGTACCACCACCTGCAAACGATGGAGTGCCCACCATGGGTACTCCGGTCCTGCTCGCTATGTCCCGCGCGAGCTCctggagaagctgctgctgctgctccagcggtCGATGCCGTGGAAGCAACACTGCGTCCGGTTCGGGCAGCAGCCCAGGCGTCAAAGACTGCACGATCCCGCCAACACTTCGAGCTACCGACTGCGCCGCTACTGCCACAATAGAAGAAAAGGCCGCCTCCTGCGTCAACCGTACTGTGGATGAGAAGGGCGCcagcgccgacggcggcTCGGCAgggtgcagcggcagtgaaAGCGATGAGGACGAGGCTGACGCCTCACGCAACTCTCGCGCGGCTGCGCCACCCTCGACGAGCAGAACGATGTATGGGTGCGCCGACTGCCATGCCGCCTTCGAATCCCACTTGCGCTTCAGAAAGGCGCGGAGAGCAGCGATGGTCGGCGGTTGGCGAGACGACGTCCCGACAAGCTCACCCGCGTGGTAAGCGTAGGCTTGACCACCATAGCGCGTGTAAAGCTCACCGTAGACCTGTGGAACAGGCGGCACCGCGAAGCTAGCGGCTGGAGtagcgacggcagcaacgccttTCACAGCAGGGTCCGATTCCACTGGCGCCGACGCCGCCTCGGCGCGAAGAAACTCAACCACGAACTCATCCATCAATTCTCGCATGTGATGCGTGGTACACCAACGTTCCATTGCGGTCTGCTCAGGATGTATTGCCAAGCCGTGTTCCTTCCGCGCGCTTGACACGTGGATGATCAGCCCAGTGGAGCTTCTGTGAAGAACTCAGCGATCGGCGCCGCAAGTGAGTGTCTTTGTCTGTGTTAGTGCGTCTCCGTTGACGGTACCCGAAGCAATCTCTAGGCGCCTGTGAGTAAGTGTACGGTGTCTGCCTCCGTGTGTTGCCTGCTTCtcacgagagagaaagatagAGACTGAAGCAGAAGACGAAGAAATGCGTGGTGCGGACAGGGGAGCAACACAGGGCGGTACCGAGCGCGACAGCACTCAATGCGAGCAACCACACATAGCGACATGCACAGGAGCGTGCACAGGAAGAAATACATAAACgaagcaaagaaagagagagagagagggacacatGAAGGAGCGACatggaggggggaagagaggtgggtgAGCGGTTAAGTACCGGCCAGCAACACGGCTTGTAGCTGTGCAACGCAGCACCACGTAATCGGAGAGTGAAAATAGATATTCCCATGCCAACCACCATGTAGCTCACCGCTGCACACGTACAGAGGTTGAGGCACACTCGAGCCCGCACGAACACACGTATGCATCCTACAACGAGAGAACCGGACGCACCGCCGACAGAGCTCGTCAATACCTCAATACCCTATGAAGCACGTACGCATCCGCCTAGGCTGCAATCGGAGCATCACCACTGAGGCACAGGAAAGCGGTAGATGACACAGCAGACCTGgcctaccccccccccgaagCGAGGAGGTAACTATAAAACGTTTCTTTTGGGGTATGATAGATTACCGCCGCCGATAAAGCCGGCGCTTTGCCTTCGCTGCGACAACCTCCCATGGCGTGTATGGCCCTCACAAACCTTTTCTCCCATTTCTTGAGGAGCGGTGCGGCATTCTCCCcagcacagagagcgagcgagagagagagagacggaaaCACCGAGCATACCACCTGAGCGAACTTTTGCCCTCCAGCGTGCCCATTCTCAGCCATGGAAAAGGAGCTCAGTCACTCCTCTACAACCCCCCCCAGCCCGATCACGGGCCCCATCCgcgtggtgcaaagcagccggTGACACGCATTGCAGCAGGGCGCCCACTCAGTCAGCTGAGCACGGTCCTGCCTCGTGCACTGCGCACCCCCACCGCTTCGCTGGTCGCTTCCAGGTGCATCTGGTGTGGCGGCACAggctcccccaccccgccaccaggcagcgagggccgggtggaATACGCTCGAGCCACACTGACACTCTGCCTGGCATACGGGTGGCACAGACGTAGTCGttgtcgcaggtcgctccgacgcaacgccatccacagCCTGAGCGCCGGCATCAGTggcgatacatcgctctcACCTCCCCACGTCGCGGGTGCCTGGACCTCACACCACCAGAGGCgcttcggcattggcagggaaagaagggctgcttggcttcaccccacacagagtgggggatGCTGGGCTCTGATAGCACGCGCTGGGGTGGGTCCGCCGTCACCGGGGAGGGTGGAGTGAAACAAGGGAAAGACAGATAAATGCACAtatacacacatgcatgcgcagacagagacacacgcagtTGCGTGCCTCCTTAAGCTCACCCAGTGTGCACGACACTGAAGGAATGAAAAGGCGTGCAATCAGCCACCACATGTCagcatacacacgcacaagctcCTCACAAGCACGCACGGCCACAGAGGTATACCAGCGCTGCAAGACTGGCGCTGCGTCCGTGTGCGTGGGTATATGTGTCAGGCGTCTTCCTGGTGTGCACGCACCTGCTCGTGTGTTAGTTCGTACGCGCGTGCTTACGTGTCGTTGACAGAGGAGAGTTGGGATGGGGAAAAATAAGCAACCGAAAATGAAAGAGTAAACGAGACGACAAGAAGGGCGAgaggcgtgggtgggtgggggtgtggaTGTCGGCAGCTGCGATGCGGCCCGTATCCGTGAGAAGAAGGGCAcacaaagggagagagagagagagacaaagagggggagtggTGGAAAACAACACCGCggcctacacacacacacgcacacacacacacacgcacacacacgcacacacacacacacacacacacacacacaccaaagcAGTCATGCCGGGGTGGtgaggcgggagagagaTTCTGAGAAAAGGACAAGACAATACGCAGAGGCGGCGTCCGCGCCTGCATCTATGGAAGGCACTGAGTgtgcgagagaggaagaaacgATCccgcgtgtgtgagggagtgaaaataaaaaaggaaacggagctgcgcgtgcagcaggcacacgcgcccacacccacagctcgcgcagcatgTGCCTCTGCATCGTGCTGGAAGCGGAGTGCGAGGGAGtaggcagcagcagcgcgcagaGGCACAGCCTAGAAGTCCTCTGAGAGGGAGAACTTCTTCGACGTCCCCTCCGCGCTCATCACGCCGGCCTTCTGGTACTCGCCCACCTTCTTCTCGAAGAAGTTCGTTTTGCCCTGCAGCGAGATCATCTCCATGAAGTCAAAGGGCTGAGTCGCGTTGTAGTGCTTCTCCTCGCCCAGCGACACAAGCAGCCGGTCCGCGACGAACTCAATGTACTGCGCCATCAGCTCGGCATTCATGCCAATCAGCCGCACCGGAAGCGCGTCGCAGATGAACTCGCGTTCGATGTTCACCGCATCCACAATGATCTCCAGCACGCGCTCGCGCGGCAGTTTGTGCTTGATGTGCGAGTTGTACAGCAGACACGCGAAGTCCGTGTGTAGGCCCTCGTCGCGCGAGATGAGCTCGTTGCTGAACGTCAACCCCGGCATCAGACCGCGCTTCTTCAGCCAGAACAGCGCGCAGAAGGATCCGGAAAAGAAGATGCCCTCCACTGCGGCAAAGCCGATCAGCCGCTCCTGGAAGCTCGCGCTGCTCCCAATCCACCGCACGGCCCACTCCGCCTTCTTCTGGATGCATGGGATCGTCTGGAtcgcgtgcagcagccgcagcttcTCCTCGCTGTCTGTGATGTACGTGTCCAGTAGCACAGAGTATGTCTCTGAGTGGATGTTCTCCATCATCAGCTGGAATCCGTAGAACGCGCGCGCCTCCGGCACCTTCACGTCGCTCATGAAACGCTGGGCAAGATTCTCGACGACGATGCCGTCGCTCccggcgaagaaggcaagcACGTGCTTGATAAAGTGCCGTTCCCCGTCGTTCAGCGCCACCCAGTCCTTCATGTCGTTGCCCAGGTCGATCTCCTCTACCGTCCAGATGCAGCTCTCCTGCTCCTTGTACTTGCGCCAGATATCGTGGTACTGGATGGGGAAGAGAACGTAGCGGAACGggttctcctgctgcagcggctcctcctccgcgttCGTCCCCTCGGCAACCTtgtccgccagcagcacctcggcgtCGGTCGCGATTGGCTTTATGACGAGATCCTCCGCTGTCGATGGGCTTGACACGCGGGCCGCCTCGCCAGATGGCCGCTCAATCCccgtctccacctcctcagtCCTCACACGCTttgcaggcgctgcgcccTCAGCAATCGCCTTCGACTCGCCAGCCATCTCTCGCTCGAGGTCGGGGACGGAATAGTGGGTTAGTGAGATGGTAGGGCAGGGTATGGGTgggagaggtgcagctgccggtgtgcgtgtctcgcTGTctatggggaggggggtgatgGCTTGTGTGTATGGACGTGTGAGGGTGGAATACTGCGTTTACGAATGTGAGCGCGCACGCATAGCCTCAGTATGGTATGGTTTGTAGGttttggtggtggtggtgttcgTGAGCGGTGAGTTGGCGGCGATGTCAGCTGTCGCAGATCAGAGACAAACAAGTGCCACAGTGGAtgaagaaagggaaggaatCGAGTAGCGAactgagagagagggagcctTGAGGTGGGCAAAGAGCAAAGCAAGCAGCCCGAGGAGTGCGCGCTTCCACTGATATGATCGTGGCGGCAGACAGTGTGAATGCCATAGTTGCGCGACTCAACATCACGCATGTTCGTGGGTGGCTGATCTAAATCGAAAGATGCGAGCTGCTGGGTCGCTGCAAGACTCCTGCAAGTCTTCTTCAAGCTTCTCAGACAGGCCATTTCTTTCCGTGTCTCTTTCGAACACGTATGGCTCAGTGCTGAGGCGGTAACGTGCGCATGACAGCCGCCGAGTTTGCTGATCGTCCCTCCGCTTTTTCGCTTCGTTTAGCCTCGCGTGTCCCCGAGTACTCCGGCGACACGAAAGCCCATGcgccgttggtgctgctgagcagctgGCAATGAACCGCATCAGAATCCTTTCCCTCATAGGcatacacgcagagagagagggaggaagagggagagggggaagttGCCTGTTGGCCTGCTGGCCAAATGCGTCGACAAAGCGGCACCACAGTCCGACGGCCGCCGACCCGATGACCTGCTGAAGGAGGAATGAAGACTCTGCTGAGAAGACGAGGACAGGGCAAATttagcaaaaaaaaaaatgaaacGAGGAGCGGAAGGTAAGTAAGCATGAAGAAATGGGCAGAGGCAAACAGGCACAACAAACACGCAGGTTGCGTGTGggtctttcctcttcccttaGCCTTCGCCCACCCCGGCtatccccaccccacaccaAGAGCGCGCACACTGCCCCTGTTATCGCTGGCGCTATGACGCGCGGtgggggggatgggggagtgGTACACTCGACAATACCCAGACGACGCACGCCCGTGTGTGTCTCCCCTACggtagaagagaaagggggttGGTGGAGGTGTGCCGTGACAGCCGTGAGGGCGTGgtgaagggagaagagaggatgAACGCAAGTGAGTCACACATCAGAGAATGCCTTGTGCGCGCGTCACGAGGGCATCAAAGAAATGAGGCGGAAACGCCTCTCGCGGTGCCTCGGGAGAGACGCGCacaaaagaaaggggaaaagcgAGTCGAGATGAGACGGAAAGCAAAacagcgccaccacacagacacccacgTGCGCGCTCGTCCACATAGAGCTGCACGCAGACACGTCACATAACACCACACAGAGTCCTCGTGTGCATCGCACACATAGAACCTCCCCTCACCACCTCACAGTATCACGGCAGCTTCTTCCGCGGTGGAGCGCACATCCCCGCCGAAGGTGTTCTCTAACAAGTAGCCAAGGTATAGAAAGCCGTCTGGGTTGCGGTAGCGCTCGTAGAGGTCGCCGAGAAGGGAGTTGCCAGGCACGAGTACGTTGTTCTCCCCAACAGACAGAAATAGCGACTGACAACTGTCCAAGGCGAGGCGGCCTCGCAAAGCCAAAATAACCTCCGCCACGGACTTAGAGCACGGCAAGACGCACTTGAGCGTACTCTTCGTTGATGGGGAAGTGAAGGCAGATGCTGTCGAGGATACCGTCACACTCGCGTTGGCACCGTCACTGGTGAATAGCTGCCTGTGCCGTGCGTagccaccagcaccgcctgtTGAACCAGTGGACGACTTTGCCTTGCTGTGCGGggaggccggcggcggcgacagtcGCAGGTAACTCTCCGTCGGCTCTACAATGATGGGAACCGTGCCGGCGCCGTATAACCTGCGGATTTTGCTGGacagcaggcagcggcatTCAAAGGAATGCATGTACTGGTAGTAGgtgcgaggtggcggcggcagcagtggtggtggtggtggcgcaggcatCCCAGTGATTTGTGACGAGGTAGTGAGTGGCGGTGACGCAGACGGCACGAGGCACGTAGGTGCCAACGTTGGCGAGGGGATTTGCAGTGCATGAAGGTCTCGTCTGCCCGACACCTCGGCGCTGGCAGACGTATGCGAATCCCCTTGCAAGCAAGCGGCTGCGCCACATGATGGCACTGAACCATACACAGTGCACTGGCTACTCTGTCTCGCTCCTGTCTGCTCTTGCGTCGCTCCCTGCAGTGAGGATCGatgcgtgctgctggtggtggcgctgtaagggaaggaagagatgGATGAGAGAGCCGTGGGGCTCTTGTCAGTGGAGGGCGTCGCCTCGTCCTTCGTTTGATGCGGACTCGTTTGAgcgagggtgagggaggcggcCCTGTTCCTGCTCTGGTGGCGGCCGTCCCCGTccccgtcgccgctgcatTCGCACGGAGTCACATACGGCGCGGTCGAGGACGAGGGggacgatggcggcggcgaatgTGGTagtgcggcggcgcgcaacGAGGCACACCTGTCACCTCTACGTGGCATCTACGCTCAACAGGCACAGGGGCGGAGGTAGCTCGGAGAAAAACACCTCTCAGCAGCGAAAAGGTGGGACGCGTCGACTTCGCTTGCAGAGGGGGGCAACCAACGGTCTTCCTGCGTATGTCTAATTAAGCGGGGCGTGTGCCCCTAAGGCCTTGCAAGCAGTGAAGCAGTCCACAccagggaggggggaggagtgggggGCTTTGGAGAGCGGCGACTGAAAGGACAAGCGCAAGACGAGGATAGAAGAGGTGAAGCGATGGGGAACCAAAAATAAATAAAATAGAAAAGACAAACGACTCTCGAGTGGCGGCTTCGAGTGGAGGTACGCGCGAAGGAATGTGATcgcaggggggaggaggtgagagaAGAGTGGTAAGGAAGTGAAGAAAGAGACAGAGTGAGGCCAGGATGTGGgggagagcggggggagagtggggggCAAAGACACAGTGGGCCGTGGCTGCAGCTAtgtccacacacacgcaaccccctttcctctccctctccttcgcctcaTTGCCACTTCGAATACACTTTGGTGTCTGCCCATCTACGCACATAGGAGGATGGAGTACCCaaggggaagaggtgctCTAGGCATGGTGTTTTCGTATATGTAGAAcgggcaaagagagagagagacaagtgCTTGgcgcccaccgccgctgctgctgctggctgtGGATGGTTCACATCACAGCATATaagcgggagagagaaaagaaacactGAGGAAggaagcgcgcgcgcaagaGCAAAGG
This genomic window contains:
- a CDS encoding putative ribonucleoside-diphosphate reductase small chain, with the protein product MAGESKAIAEGAAPAKRVRTEEVETGIERPSGEAARVSSPSTAEDLVIKPIATDAEVLLADKVAEGTNAEEEPLQQENPFRYVLFPIQYHDIWRKYKEQESCIWTVEEIDLGNDMKDWVALNDGERHFIKHVLAFFAGSDGIVVENLAQRFMSDVKVPEARAFYGFQLMMENIHSETYSVLLDTYITDSEEKLRLLHAIQTIPCIQKKAEWAVRWIGSSASFQERLIGFAAVEGIFFSGSFCALFWLKKRGLMPGLTFSNELISRDEGLHTDFACLLYNSHIKHKLPRERVLEIIVDAVNIEREFICDALPVRLIGMNAELMAQYIEFVADRLLVSLGEEKHYNATQPFDFMEMISLQGKTNFFEKKVGEYQKAGVMSAEGTSKKFSLSEDF
- the ATG12 gene encoding putative ATG12/APG12; this translates as MPAPPPPPLLPPPPRTYYQYMHSFECRCLLSSKIRRLYGAGTVPIIVEPTESYLRLSPPPASPHSKAKSSTGSTGGAGGYARHRQLFTSDGANASVTVSSTASAFTSPSTKSTLKCVLPCSKSVAEVILALRGRLALDSCQSLFLSVGENNVLVPGNSLLGDLYERYRNPDGFLYLGYLLENTFGGDVRSTAEEAAVIL